TGCTGTAGGCCATCTCGGACGCCAAACCGGGCAAGCGTTGCTTAGCCGCGTTAACAAGGGCACTGCGAAAGATTTTCGGTGAGAGGTGATGGATATAGTCTGGTTTCTGGGGCTTCATGGGCATAGCCTATCTGGCCCGATTAAATCTGCGTTTCCGTCTCCGGATTGAACTTCAGCTGCTGGAACGGAGGGTGTAGAGAAGTGATGACATCTCACAACTAAGTCCCTAACAAACTCTGCGGTAGCCATTGGCACGGTCATTAGCACGGTGAGAAACGCACATCTTCTAGAGCCTTGCTTCTGGAGACGCTTGGTTGCAAATAGCCTTCTCAGTAGGTTCTCAGTGTGTTGGTCTTAGCAAGTACTCAAACTCTGGAAGTGATTCTCTGGAAGTTCTGGTCAAGCTTGGAACATCCCTGAGCACAGAACAAACCAACTGTTACTCTCTGCAAAGTTGTCGCCTTAGTTCAAGTCCCGATGACTCCAGCCACTGACAAGTATCCCTTGTTATTAAGTCATGCGAATGGCCGGGTAACTGGGTTAGGTCGGTTGCCCCGCAGAACGGTAGCGTTATTTGTTCTAGATCTCACCAAGTCTTCGCTTTAGACTTCGGTGAACTTAAACTGACTGGCTAAGCACAAGCCTGATGGATTGAAAAGGAGTTGATGAATGCATTTCGACCTGCCAGAGCTAATTAAATCTTTGGGCTATATAGAAGTTTGGGCAATTGTATTTGCCGAATCAGGCTTGTTAATTGGTTTCTTTCTACCGGGAGATAGCCTGCTGTTCACGGCTGGTTTCATAGCCTCTCAAGGATCACTCAGCATTTAGATTTTGACCCTGGGCTTTTTTATCTGTGGCTGGACTGTTGGCGTTACCTTTCTGGGCCAGGTTATTCCTGACGTTGATAAGTATCTCTTGCCAATTATCCTCGTGATTGTGGTCGCCTCCGTCGCGCCCTCCCTCATCCATCTCTACCAGGAAAGCAGATCTAAGAGAATCTAAGACGAACCCAAGCCTGGGACTGGGACTGGTCAAGCCATTGCTTCACCGTCGTGACGGGTCACGCCTGCTAAACAAGGTCCGCAATCGAATGCGGTTGGAAATGTAGAGCGGCAGTTGGTAGTGCTCAGCCAGCAACCAAACCACTAAGCTCAGGTGGGTTAGGAAGGTGAGCACAGTCCAAAGGATTGGGAAAAAGCTGAGCGCGCTGCCTGCGGCTGGCGGGAAGGTGTGATAAGCCATCCATACCAGCGTGGGTGGCAACAGCACCAAGGCTACACCGACAGTCCAGATCACCAGCGTCAGATTGACATCATCGTGCTGAACTGACTGCCAGCCCCGTCCAGTCCAGCGCCACTGCAAGGGTTGTGAGCTATCCTCGACCCGCAACACATTGTCGCTGAGATTGGCTGTGAAAATGTGACGGCAGAAGTTACAGGCAAAGGCATCGGTCAGAACAAGCCCCTGAATTTGGCCGTGGCGGCACACTGGGCAGGTATAAGTCTGCTCGTAGCTCAGCAAATGTCGCTGCGTTAATGGTTGGAGCGAAGCCTGAGCGGGAAGTTTGTCCATCATGAGCCGGGAAACTGAGCGCAAAATATGAAGCTAGAGGCAAAGTTCTTTCGAAAAGACTCTACTTTATAGCTATCTCTTAATTACTCTGTCAGCCTCTGTCATTAGAGTTGACAGACTTTCAAAATTCTTCAGGTCTTACCGTGATAGTCAAATAATCCCCTCTCGGTTGGCTTTAGCTGGAAGAACCAGTGGCGGACCGAGAGGGGAGACTGAATCTAGGCTGGTTTAAGGAGTTTGTCTTAGGGGTTGATTTGAGGTTGGATGGAAAAACCTAACTCAGCTTCAACTGGCGGCCTAACTGCGGCTGCTAGCAGCAGTTAGCAATTAGCCTTAGCGTCGGATCGGCGTACCGCAGGGGTAGGTGGCGACGGGTTGCTCCTTTGATTGCTCTTTGTCTTGCTCTTTTGCAGTAGCCACGGATGCCAGATGGAATTCCTGGGTCTTCTTCTCTTCCGCTGGCTTGTTCAGCGCAGCCAGGTAATCTGTCTGCAAAGTCGCTACCAGCTCGCTGCGTCGGTCATAGAGCCGCTTCAGCGGACGCACTGGGCAGGTGTTCATTACGTAGGCGGTGAGCAGTGGCAGCGCGATTGTGCTGTCGGTGTAGCAAACTACGGTGTCGCGCAGAGCATCCGGGTCGACTTTGCCCCAGCTAACGGCTTCACTGGGTACGGCACCGGAGAGACCGCCAGTGTCAGGGCGAGCGTCAGTGATCTGAATAAAGTAGTCGTGGCCACGCTCTTCCAAGCCCAGAACTTCGTGAATCTGCGGCTGGGTTTGCAGCAGGAAGTTCTTGGGGCTACCGCCACCCAGGATCAGGGCTGCGCTCTTGCCGTCGTTTTCACGGGCACCATAGACAATTGCAGCTGACTCGTTCACGTCTTGCGAAGGATCGAGCACCAGCTGAGAACCTTCTAGTGCCATTGCAGCTACGTTCATACCGATTGAACTGTCGCCGGGTGAAGAGGTGAAGATCGGTACCCCACATTCGTAGGCAGTTGCCAGCAGACAAGAGTTCTGAATACCCAGTTGAATTTCGACCTCGCGCACATACTTGCCCAGCAAGTAATGGAACTCGGCGGTGCCCATACGCTTCTGGAACGCTGGAGCCTTCAGCACTTCCCGCACAAAAGCATCAGTTTGCAGCAGGACATCGTAGTTAAAGATGATGTCGTAGATGCGGATGCGCTCTTCTTGCCGCAGTTTCACGTCGTCTACGAAGGGGTGAGAGCTGTAGAGCTCTAACCCCAGGCTGTAGTGCATGTCGTGGTAGAGGTTCGCGCCGGTGCTGATGATGTAGTCCACAAAGCCATTGCGCATCAACGGAGCCAGCAACGACACCCCGAAACCAGCAGGTGTTAATGCACCTGACAAACTCAGACCCACAGTGACACCGTCGCGCATCACTTCGCTCTTGAGCAGATGGGCAATCTCGCGCAGCCGAGCCGAGTTGTAAGCGACGAAATACTGATCGATCAGGTCCACCACATTTATTTCGGTGGGCATGGGAACGGGAAGTAGCTTTTGACCAAGCAGTTTAGACATGACAAATCTCCAGGAAATGAACCAAAGAAAGTTCTGAACGACAAGCGCCGCAGGCAATTAGATATGCCACTGCAATAGAGGACGGAGCCCCACATTCGGCTCGCTCCAGGCTCAGCTAGCAGACAGCCAAACTTGTAGAAGCGCAGCATTAGAACGCAGCAGTGCGCTAAGTTGCGGCTTTTCGATGTGAGTTGTAAAAGCTAAGCCTAATGAGGCAGTTGGTGACCGGCCCAGTTCGGACTTCTCACAACAGGTGAGGTCTCGAACCCTCAGTTACAGACCGGTCAGGGCATACTGGGCCCTTCGCAGCGGTCAGCCCAGGATAGAGCAGGATCGCAGAGGCGCCTGCGCTTCAGTTTCATGTCCAGGTACCACAGGTCAAAACCAGGGTAACCAGCGCAGAAGAAATGGTTCAATTCGGCAGCGACCCGTACGAACTGGTCAATGTTCCTCAATAGATCGTAACACCGATAGCTAACAGTGAAATACGTACATCTGCTGATAAAGCTTGCTGACTACTGGGGCCGAGAAGTGGCGTGCAACTGGTAAAGTACAGGCCACTTGTTCAAGATAGGGATCCAGACAGGTAGAAAACTCAGGCTCCCGCGCCTGCAAAGCCCAGATCGCCGTCCAAATCGCTTAGGGTTTCGAACTTGGCAGTGCGCACCTTCGGTTCAGGCGCAGCCAGTGGTTTGACGCCCCGTGTCACCTGATGCAACCACCAATGCTCCTGGGTCTGTACGGCACCAAAACCGGCTGCCTGCATCCAGGCGTTGAGGTTACCAGCAGCGTAGGCGTTGATGTGCGGCTCTTCGAACACGTTGTTCAGCCACTCGGTATTGCGCAGTGTGTTCTGGTTGCCATCTAGGATTAAGCACTCGCCGCCTACTGTGACCAGGCGGAACATCTCGCGCAGAATGCACTCGGTCACTTCTGGCGGTGTCTCATGAAAGAGTAGCGAGGCTGTGACTAGATCAAAAGAAGCGTTGGGCAAGCCAGTGGCTTCAGCGTCACCGTGGCGGAAGGTGATGCCAAGGTTTTCCTGTTGAGCTTTGAGCTGAGCAACCGCCAGCATGTAGGGCGACAGGTCTAGCCCAATCACCTCGGCTTGAGGAAAAGCTTTTTTGAGCAACAAGGTGCTTGAGCCGGTGCCACAGCCCAGGTCGAGAATACGGCGCGGCTTGCTGCGAACTGCCTGAATCAAGCAGTTGCGCACCATTTCTTCACCGGGCGGCAGAACGTAGCGAGTCACCGGGTCGTAGCTGAGAGCGGCATCGGTGGTGAGATAGCCACCTTCGATGCCGTGGAAGTTGCCGGTGCGGTAGTAGTCAGGGTAGGTCAGATCGGGCCGAGCAATCTGGGCGGTGACCGTCGGCCAATCAATGCGCTCATGAACACGGTGGATTTCCTGTGGGTCAATGAACAGCTTGAAGACCGGGGCTAGGAATTGCTCCCAGAGAGTGTCTTTGCGGGTCGCCATGACTTTCCTTGCCAGATTGCTCTCTCTATGATGCCATCTGTAAAGTTTAGTGAATGCCTTTAGGGCAACAATTGCCGGGTATATGTTGCGGCTTCTGGCTCAGAACTCACGGACCACAGCTTGGTGGCAGAGCTTGTGTGCCATAGATTACGGATCGGGGCCAGTGTGTCAGGGCTTGTGAAAAAAACGCCTGGTTTTGTAATACAGCACACTCAAAGACGACTACGCCTGAAAACTCTTCCCT
This genomic window from Leptolyngbya sp. FACHB-261 contains:
- the speY gene encoding homospermidine biosynthesis protein, with the protein product MSKLLGQKLLPVPMPTEINVVDLIDQYFVAYNSARLREIAHLLKSEVMRDGVTVGLSLSGALTPAGFGVSLLAPLMRNGFVDYIISTGANLYHDMHYSLGLELYSSHPFVDDVKLRQEERIRIYDIIFNYDVLLQTDAFVREVLKAPAFQKRMGTAEFHYLLGKYVREVEIQLGIQNSCLLATAYECGVPIFTSSPGDSSIGMNVAAMALEGSQLVLDPSQDVNESAAIVYGARENDGKSAALILGGGSPKNFLLQTQPQIHEVLGLEERGHDYFIQITDARPDTGGLSGAVPSEAVSWGKVDPDALRDTVVCYTDSTIALPLLTAYVMNTCPVRPLKRLYDRRSELVATLQTDYLAALNKPAEEKKTQEFHLASVATAKEQDKEQSKEQPVATYPCGTPIRR
- a CDS encoding class I SAM-dependent methyltransferase — encoded protein: MATRKDTLWEQFLAPVFKLFIDPQEIHRVHERIDWPTVTAQIARPDLTYPDYYRTGNFHGIEGGYLTTDAALSYDPVTRYVLPPGEEMVRNCLIQAVRSKPRRILDLGCGTGSSTLLLKKAFPQAEVIGLDLSPYMLAVAQLKAQQENLGITFRHGDAEATGLPNASFDLVTASLLFHETPPEVTECILREMFRLVTVGGECLILDGNQNTLRNTEWLNNVFEEPHINAYAAGNLNAWMQAAGFGAVQTQEHWWLHQVTRGVKPLAAPEPKVRTAKFETLSDLDGDLGFAGAGA